The genomic window GCCGAAATCAGGTTTCTGATTACCCGGCGGATAATATCGCTATTGCTGCAAGGCCTGTAATATTCGGGCAGCGCCTCTAAATTAAGCTGGCGCAGAAACTGATCCACATCATGTTTGCCGAAGATATTGCCACGGTTAAAAGCATTGATGTAGAAAAGTACGCCATATTCACTTCCTTCCTGTTTGCTATCGTCTATGTAACCCAAAATAAAGTGCTGTGGCAAATTGATTCCATAAACAGGCAGATCTAATTTCTGTGCCAGGGTAGAATAGATAATAGCCAGCGAAATCTGGTTGCCTTTTTTGCTTTCTAAAACTTGGTTTAAATAAGAATTTTGAGGGTCGTGATGGTTTTTGGTATTGCCACCAAAGCCATATTGTTGATATAGAACGTGATTGATCAGTTTTACTTTTTCAACCGAGCTCATTTCATATTGAAGGCCCAACCAGATATCCCTTTTAATTTCTTCCATCTGGTTAATTACCTTTTGCTCATCTAAATCCGGATATTGGTACCGGTTAATAATCAAAGCGCCTTGTAATAAATCAAAAGCACCGCTTAAATACCATAAGTTTAAATCTTCTTTAACCGTTTTAAATTGGATCTGATGAACAATATTTTCAATTCTCTCCTGCAACAAGCCATCAAAAGACTGTTCCCAGGCATTTTCTAAAAAATGTACTACTTCACCACCATATTCAAGCAGTTTTTTCTCTACATGATGGAAAACTTCCTCGTCAGGATCATCCAACAATTTTACTAAAGCACTTATCTCTGCGTTATTTTCCATAAAACATACCTACGTTTGCAGTGTTTAATTACTTTTGCAATATTATGCTATTTCAATTTATTACAGATTACCTTAAACACCGTTTAACAGCAAAAAGCCGACATGGAACGCACTCACCATTCGTGTACAAGCTCGCTGATGAGGTAATTTACGATTTTACCGACAAATCTGAATACAAAAACATAGAAGAGCAACGAAAAAAACTTTTTAATGACGATTCGATAATCACTGTTACAGACCTTGGAGCGGGTTCTCACCTCAATAAAAATCGTACAAAAAAGGTAAGTCAGATTGCGAAGAATGCGTTGAAAAGTCCACGTTTGGCCAAACTGATTTATCGGTTGGCAAAAAATACAAATCCTAAAAGTGCTATAGAATTAGGTACCTGTCTTGGTATTACAACGGCTTATCTGGCCACAACAAGTGCTGATACAGAGGTAATTAGTATCGAAGGTTGCCCGCAAACGGCAGAGGTGGCGAAGAAAAATTTCGAGGATCTAAATTTAGAGAATATCGAACTTCATGTGGGCAATTTTGATTTGATCCTACCCGATATTATTGCCAAACAGCCAAGTTTAGATTTCGTTTACATTGACGGTAACCACCGCAAGGATGCTACCCTGAATTATTTTAACTGGTGTTTGCCGAAAATTAATGAAGATTCACTGTTGATTTTTGACGATATTTATTGGAGCGAAGGCATGAAAGAAGCCTGGGTTGAAATTAAAAACCATCCTGATGTTACCCTAACAGTAGATTTGTTCTGGATCGGCTTGGTTTACTTTAAAAAAGGACAGGCAAAAGAACACTTTAAGCTTAAATTTTAAGATAATGGAAATCGAACCGAAATTAGAAGGTATCCAAAAACGGTCAGCGTTGTTTATTTTGTTGATTAGTCTTTTTTCGGGGATCGCTTTTTATTTGGTTTCACTTTTTATTAAAATGAGTGTGCTTACACACATTATGCTGGGCTGGGATGCATTTTGTTTGATGCTGATTACCCTTCATTGGTATATGTTTTTTCATACTTCCGCTGCCGAAACGCACCTTAAAGCTAAAATGCAGGATGAAACCCGGGGCGAAATTTTTGCCATTGTGTTGGTTTCTACCTTTGCTGGTCTGCTTGCCGTAATTTTGTTGCTGATTAATAAAGATATTGAACCACTCGATTTAGTGGTAGCCATAACAGGTATGTTTTTGTCGTGGTTTTTGGTGCACACAACCTTTAGCATGCGTTATGCACACCTTTATTATGGCGACGATAAGAAGAAGCATATTGATAAAAAAGGAGCAGGACTTGAATTTCCTGGAGATGATGAGCCTGATTTTATCGATTTCGCCTATTTTTCTTTCGTGCTCGGCATGACTTTCCAGGTTTCTGATGTAGAAATTTCAGATCGGAAGATCAGGCGGCTTTCCCTTTTACACAGTTTAATCGCCTTTATCTTTAATACTGTAATTGTAGCGTTAACCATTAACGCATTGGCTGGGTTAAGTAAATAAGTTTTAGCTAAGGCTTTGGAAACTTACGAAGTTTAGGCAGGCCAAAGCACAGGCGAACTTCGTAAGTTTGGCCTGGTGTGAGCGAGGCTGTAGTAAATTTTAGTATTTTGGAAATGAGCAATCCAGTTCTTTTGGCGGGCTTCAGTCCCGCTCTCCGTTCCTTCCGATGAAGAACCGAAACCACTTCGATCAGGTTTAGATACCAAGGATAGATGCCTTTTGGCTTCCATGCCAGGAGCAAGCCATTCGGTCATAAACCTGACAAAAGCGAGCATCCCGATTTTTTATCGGGATAAAGCGGATGGCAGGGCTTCACTTGCCAAGAACCACAGTCTGGACATTTTCCAATAAATAAAATAAAATCAATTTATCTTATTGTATATCAGTCTTTTGTTATCTTGAACTGATTTTTCAGTAATATAACTTGTTTTTTAGTTGTGAAACTGAAAAATAAGTTATATGTTTGGGTATGGAAGAATTAACCAAAGCGGAAGAGCGCATTATGCAGGTTTTATGGAAACTGCAAAAGGCATTTGTGAAAGATATTATTGATGAACTGGAAGAAGAACCTAAACCACCTTACAATACCATTTCCTCAATTGTCAGGCTTTTAGAGAAGAAAGGCTATGTTAATTATAAGGCCTATGGAAAAACTTACGAATACTTTCCGGCGATTACAAAAGATGAATATGCCAAAACTACCTTTTCGAAATTGTTTTCAGGTTATTTTGATAATTCTCCAACCAGCCTTTTATCGTTTATGGTAAAAGAAGAAAAACTAAGTGAAAAGGATATAGAAGAAATTAAAAAAATCATTAACCAAGATCCAAAATCATGATTTTAATTTACTTATTAAAAGTATCGGCCTGTACCGTAATCTTCTTTGCAGCCTATCAGTTCTTACTGGCTAAACTCACGTTTTTTAACCTGAACCGTGCTTATTTATTAATAATGCTGGTGTTGAGTTTTAGTATTCCGGCAGTTACCATCGAAAACCGTCAGGAAGTAATGGTTGCCAGCCAGGAGATCCCGTCAAAAATAGCTTATAGCAACGATGGTTTTGTTGAGCAGGATTTTGTAGATGAAGGTAATGCTGCTAACACTAACATAAACTGGGATCAAGTGCTCATGTATGGCTACTGCTTGGTTTTAGCCGCCCTTGTTTTTAGAATGCTTTTTATGATGGCACATATTCAGATGCAATTGCGAAAACATGCCATTGAAAGGAGTGGAGCTGTTATCTTGGTCGATGCGGAATCAACCATAAAAAACTGTTCTTTTTTTAACCAGATTATTGTCGACTCCTCTTTGCAGCATGAAGAAAAGAACCTGGTAATTAAACATGAATACATTCATGTGAAGCAGTTGCATGCTGTCGACAAACTTTTAGTCAATTTCGTTACTGCAATCCTTTGGTTTAACCCCATTATTTATTTCTGGCGGAATGCCATCGATCATAACCACGAATTTCTGGCCGACCGTGAAACTTCGAAAGTTGCAGATAAGAAGGTTTATGCTTCTTTACTTTTAAATCTGGCTATGCCAACCAAAAATTTAGCCATTAATAGTTTTAGTAAACTTCCACTAAAAAATAGAATTATGATGTTGTATAAAGAACCAAACGCCAAGCTGCAAAAGCTTGCCTATTTAGCCATTGTTCCGGTTTTAATGATCTGCTGTATGGCATTCATAAACCGCAAAGAAATTATTGTTGAGAAAACGTCAGTAGGGAACCAGGCTTCTGTGGATGCACCGACAAAGCCAAATGTTTATGCGATGAACTATTTAAACAGCAATATTAAGGTTAATCCCAATACTGCTTTTAATGAAGTAGAACCTACATTGGTTATTGATGCCGGCCACGGTGGAAAAGATGGAGCTGTAAGTACCCTGGATGGGCAAAAGGAAAAAGACCTAAACCTAAGGGCGGTGAAAATCCTAAGAGAAGAAGCCGCAAAAAGAGGGATTAAAGTAATATTAACAAGAAATTCTGATCAGTTTATTTCACTTCGCGATCGTTTACCAAAACAAGAGGCTACGGCTTTTATCTCCATCCATCATAATGCAACACTTGCAAATGCGGCTGTACCTTTCGGTGGTATTGAAGTTTATGTCTCGAAACTGAACAGCAATATTAAAACTGCGGAAGATCTGGGTGCCGGAATTTTAAGCAATCTGAAACAGATTAAAGGGATGGAAGTAAGAGATTCATTAAAAAATGCAAACCTTTTATTGCTCCGCGAATCAAAAGTGCCTGCAGTTTTAATCGAGCTTGGAAATATATCAGACAATAAGATTCTTGATTACATCACTCAGGAGAAAAATATCCGAAGGATCAGTAATTTGATTTTAGATGGATTTGTAGCTTTTTCGAAACGTGGTTGTTAGTAAATTATAGCTATGGAATGGTTAACCTACCTACTCAAAGTTACCGCCTGTACGGTGTTATTCTTTGGCTTCTATCTGCTGGTTTTGAGAAAACTGACTTTTTTTAAAATCAACCGATTTTATTTGCTGGCTTCGCTATTGCTTAGTTTTATTATTCCTGCTTTGCAGTTCGAAGTTAAGCGCGAAATAACAGTAATGGAAACTGAGGTTCCGGTTAATATACCTGAAATAAAACCCATAGCTCAAGTGCCTGTTCAGCTTATTCAGCCCATTGTGGTGGAATACCAGCCAGAGATAGGGAATAAGATCGACTGGATGGTGGTGATCTATTACGTTTATGGTATTACAGCTTCGCTTTTATTGTTGGTTTGCCTGTGGCGTTTGTTCAGCTTGCTTAAGCATACTAATGGGTATACTAAAAATGGCGATGGCCTAAAGATGATTATCAAAACAGAAGGTTTTACCAACTGCTCTTTTTTCAACTATGTTTTTATAAATGATGAAGATTTAAGTACAGCCGATTTATCGATTTTGCTCAAACACGAACAGGTTCATGCCAGGCAATACCATTCGATAGATAAAATTGTTTTAATGGTTTTTAAAGCAGTTTTGTGGTTTAATCCTGTTGTTTACTTATATGATAAAGCTTTGGAACAGATACATGAGTATGAGGCAGATGAAATCACTTCTGCAGATTTTGGCAATCAGGAATACGCCAACCTCTTGTTAAAACTGGCGATCAGCAAAAGTGATATGCCCTTGATCCACAATTTTGTGAAGAGCCCGATTAAAGACCGGATTAAAATGTTGTTCCACGCTAAATCCAAAAATATGAAGAAATTAATGTATGTATTGGCAATACCTGTTGTCATGGGACTGATCTGGTTATTTGCTGTTCAGGTGGTATACGCGCAAAATAAAAAGGAGGAGAGTAAACCTTCAAAAGATTTTTATAAGGGAACATTGAAGGGAAAAGTGCTGAAAATTGAAAAAACTTCAGTGGGTGGCTATACATTCGATTTATTATCAGAAGGAAAAGTCTATGCGGTAGAAGCCACTGGCTTTAAAGAAAAGATTAAGATTGGCGATGAACTTATCGCTTACATATCTGGTAGGATTGCGAATATGAAGAGAATGGATAAAAGTGGTAAAGTTACCGCAGAAACAGATGGACCAATCTATAATCCGACAAAAGTAACGACCTTAACGGGAAAATTAATTTACGAACCAAAAATAGACAAGCACGCTTTTTTATATGAAGCCAATAAAGCACGTTTTGCTTCCTCTAAAATTAAATCTATTGAAAAAGGTGCCAATGGTAAGATTGAAAAAATTGTTTTGAATGATGGATTTTTTACCATCAGCCTAAACCTTAAAACACAGAACTTAAAGGATGACAATTTTAAAGCTGGCGATAAGGTACTGGTTAAATTTATCGGAGAAAAGTTGGTTTCAAAAAATACTTTTAGTACAGATAAAATGATTGTGCTGTATTCTGAACCTAAAAAATATACGATCAAAAATGAAGCGCTTTATAACCGGTTTTATCTTAGCGATGGCAAACAGAAGGTTGCTGCGATGAAAAATGATACAACAAAAGTCGCCGGACCAGTTGAGCCCAAAATCATTTCATTCAAAAAAATAATCGGGGATGTGAAGCATAAAGTTTCTTACATGGAAAATGCGGTTATCGATATTAGTAACTGCAGATTAGAAGCCAGGTATGTTGAGTTGGATCAAGCTAACAATAAAATGATCGCCAAAAATGCATCGCTTAAAAATTCTAAACAAAATGTGATGGTGAAGTCTAACCTTATGACGTTTGACCTAAAAAAAGGAGATTATCGTATTGATATTGGTGATGAAACCAAAACAGGCAATGATCTTGAAAAATTGATTAATTCTATTGCTCATCGTGATTATATAGACAATTCAGAGATAGATTACAACGCTAGTGACTCTGTTACAATAAGTAAGGATAAATCAATAATTTCTTTATTTGGAAATGCCAAGGTATTTCACAATAAAACAGTACTATCAGGAACGAAAATCGTTTATAATAAAAAGAACAGTTCGGTAATGGTAAACAATGCAACTATGATGTCAGGTGACAATAAAACGGTTAAGGCAGACAGCATATATTTTGATCTGAAAACCACAAAAGCTAGATTATATGGCGCTGATTTTAAACGCTAGATGTTAAAATTTCTTTTCTTTCTTTTTACATTTTTTTCTGTTTTATCTTCCGAAGCTCAATTTAATCTTTCGGGGAAGGTAACTGACCAAGAGGATAGAAATCTTGCATTTATAACCATTAAAATCTCTAACGCTAAAAATCAGATAAATTATACTCAAACCGATAGCCTCGGATTTTATCAATTCAATAATCTGCAGACTGGAAAATATGCGATCACTTATGCTGCGCTCAATTTCAAAGCTGAGAACAGGTTACTGACTTTAAGTAGAGATACTCTAATTAATATTCAGCTTCAGGAAAATTCAAACAAGCTTACTGATGTTCAGATTAATGCTAGAAAAGCTTTAATAGAAAAACAGATCGACCGGACGGTTTTTAATGTCGAGAACAGTGTTTCTGCCATCGGAACAGATGCTTTGGAACTGCTTTCAAAAGTGCCTGGTATTAGGGTTTTGAATGATAAGGTTTCATTGGTGGGTAAAGGTGCTGTTAACATCATGATTAACGATAAATTGGTTCCCTTATCGGATGATGAACTGGTGAATTATTTAAAATCAATTTTATCAGGCAACATTGCCAAGATTGAAGTGATTACCAATCCGCCTGCAAAATATGATGCCCAGGGA from Flavobacterium sp. W4I14 includes these protein-coding regions:
- a CDS encoding regulator of sirC expression with transglutaminase-like and TPR domain (product_source=COG2912; cog=COG2912; pfam=PF13369) codes for the protein MENNAEISALVKLLDDPDEEVFHHVEKKLLEYGGEVVHFLENAWEQSFDGLLQERIENIVHQIQFKTVKEDLNLWYLSGAFDLLQGALIINRYQYPDLDEQKVINQMEEIKRDIWLGLQYEMSSVEKVKLINHVLYQQYGFGGNTKNHHDPQNSYLNQVLESKKGNQISLAIIYSTLAQKLDLPVYGINLPQHFILGYIDDSKQEGSEYGVLFYINAFNRGNIFGKHDVDQFLRQLNLEALPEYYRPCSNSDIIRRVIRNLISAYENAGATDKVAELNELQDIIAEK
- a CDS encoding putative O-methyltransferase YrrM (product_source=COG4122; cath_funfam=3.40.50.150; cog=COG4122; pfam=PF13578; superfamily=53335); the protein is MLFQFITDYLKHRLTAKSRHGTHSPFVYKLADEVIYDFTDKSEYKNIEEQRKKLFNDDSIITVTDLGAGSHLNKNRTKKVSQIAKNALKSPRLAKLIYRLAKNTNPKSAIELGTCLGITTAYLATTSADTEVISIEGCPQTAEVAKKNFEDLNLENIELHVGNFDLILPDIIAKQPSLDFVYIDGNHRKDATLNYFNWCLPKINEDSLLIFDDIYWSEGMKEAWVEIKNHPDVTLTVDLFWIGLVYFKKGQAKEHFKLKF
- a CDS encoding putative membrane protein (product_source=COG4291; cog=COG4291; pfam=PF07077; superfamily=82861; transmembrane_helix_parts=Inside_1_12,TMhelix_13_35,Outside_36_39,TMhelix_40_62,Inside_63_82,TMhelix_83_105,Outside_106_114,TMhelix_115_137,Inside_138_196,TMhelix_197_219,Outside_220_223) — encoded protein: MEIEPKLEGIQKRSALFILLISLFSGIAFYLVSLFIKMSVLTHIMLGWDAFCLMLITLHWYMFFHTSAAETHLKAKMQDETRGEIFAIVLVSTFAGLLAVILLLINKDIEPLDLVVAITGMFLSWFLVHTTFSMRYAHLYYGDDKKKHIDKKGAGLEFPGDDEPDFIDFAYFSFVLGMTFQVSDVEISDRKIRRLSLLHSLIAFIFNTVIVALTINALAGLSK
- a CDS encoding BlaI family penicillinase repressor (product_source=KO:K02171; cath_funfam=1.10.10.10,1.10.4040.10; cog=COG3682; ko=KO:K02171; pfam=PF03965; superfamily=46785) yields the protein MEELTKAEERIMQVLWKLQKAFVKDIIDELEEEPKPPYNTISSIVRLLEKKGYVNYKAYGKTYEYFPAITKDEYAKTTFSKLFSGYFDNSPTSLLSFMVKEEKLSEKDIEEIKKIINQDPKS
- a CDS encoding N-acetylmuramoyl-L-alanine amidase (product_source=KO:K01448; cath_funfam=3.40.630.40; cog=COG0860; ko=KO:K01448; pfam=PF01520,PF05569; superfamily=53187; transmembrane_helix_parts=Outside_1_3,TMhelix_4_23,Inside_24_29,TMhelix_30_52,Outside_53_96,TMhelix_97_116,Inside_117_183,TMhelix_184_206,Outside_207_225,TMhelix_226_248,Inside_249_268,TMhelix_269_286,Outside_287_517); protein product: MILIYLLKVSACTVIFFAAYQFLLAKLTFFNLNRAYLLIMLVLSFSIPAVTIENRQEVMVASQEIPSKIAYSNDGFVEQDFVDEGNAANTNINWDQVLMYGYCLVLAALVFRMLFMMAHIQMQLRKHAIERSGAVILVDAESTIKNCSFFNQIIVDSSLQHEEKNLVIKHEYIHVKQLHAVDKLLVNFVTAILWFNPIIYFWRNAIDHNHEFLADRETSKVADKKVYASLLLNLAMPTKNLAINSFSKLPLKNRIMMLYKEPNAKLQKLAYLAIVPVLMICCMAFINRKEIIVEKTSVGNQASVDAPTKPNVYAMNYLNSNIKVNPNTAFNEVEPTLVIDAGHGGKDGAVSTLDGQKEKDLNLRAVKILREEAAKRGIKVILTRNSDQFISLRDRLPKQEATAFISIHHNATLANAAVPFGGIEVYVSKLNSNIKTAEDLGAGILSNLKQIKGMEVRDSLKNANLLLLRESKVPAVLIELGNISDNKILDYITQEKNIRRISNLILDGFVAFSKRGC
- a CDS encoding lipopolysaccharide export system protein LptA (product_source=COG1934; cath_funfam=2.60.450.10; cog=COG1934; pfam=PF05569; smart=SM00316; superfamily=54334; transmembrane_helix_parts=Outside_1_4,TMhelix_5_24,Inside_25_35,TMhelix_36_53,Outside_54_102,TMhelix_103_125,Inside_126_276,TMhelix_277_299,Outside_300_727); this encodes MEWLTYLLKVTACTVLFFGFYLLVLRKLTFFKINRFYLLASLLLSFIIPALQFEVKREITVMETEVPVNIPEIKPIAQVPVQLIQPIVVEYQPEIGNKIDWMVVIYYVYGITASLLLLVCLWRLFSLLKHTNGYTKNGDGLKMIIKTEGFTNCSFFNYVFINDEDLSTADLSILLKHEQVHARQYHSIDKIVLMVFKAVLWFNPVVYLYDKALEQIHEYEADEITSADFGNQEYANLLLKLAISKSDMPLIHNFVKSPIKDRIKMLFHAKSKNMKKLMYVLAIPVVMGLIWLFAVQVVYAQNKKEESKPSKDFYKGTLKGKVLKIEKTSVGGYTFDLLSEGKVYAVEATGFKEKIKIGDELIAYISGRIANMKRMDKSGKVTAETDGPIYNPTKVTTLTGKLIYEPKIDKHAFLYEANKARFASSKIKSIEKGANGKIEKIVLNDGFFTISLNLKTQNLKDDNFKAGDKVLVKFIGEKLVSKNTFSTDKMIVLYSEPKKYTIKNEALYNRFYLSDGKQKVAAMKNDTTKVAGPVEPKIISFKKIIGDVKHKVSYMENAVIDISNCRLEARYVELDQANNKMIAKNASLKNSKQNVMVKSNLMTFDLKKGDYRIDIGDETKTGNDLEKLINSIAHRDYIDNSEIDYNASDSVTISKDKSIISLFGNAKVFHNKTVLSGTKIVYNKKNSSVMVNNATMMSGDNKTVKADSIYFDLKTTKARLYGADFKR